The Candidatus Sphingomonas colombiensis genome contains the following window.
TGGTGTGCGGAGCGGGGGGCTGGTGGCGCGCGCTCAGGCGCTCAACGCCGGTTCCACTCCCAGTACTATGATCGCCTCTTCGCGACCGCCGAACGGAAGGACATCGCCTTCGCCTCCACCGATCAGCGCGCGCGCCAGCGGGGCGGAGAAAGCGAGCTTCCCCGCCGCCGGATCGGCCTCGTCGTCGCCGACGATTTCGATCATTCGCGCCGCGCCGTTGAGCGTGAAGCGCACCCGGCTGCCGAATGCGATCTCGTCCTCCGGCGGCTGCGGCGCCAGGATCGCGGTGATTCGGCGCGTCTGCCAGTAGCGCAGCTCGCGCGCGATTTCCTCGCGGCGCGGCTCGTCGGCACCGTCCTGCGCCGCCTCCAGCGCGGCGATCCTTTCGCCGATCAACGCATGGCCGCGCGGCGTGACGAGATTCGGCCCGGACGGGAGCGGCAGCTCGAAGCGGGGCTCCTTGTGCTCCTCGTCGCTCTCCCGGCGGAACGCGACGCTCATGGCTTGCCGGCGAGCATGTTGATGATGCCGGAGAAATCGCGCCCGCCGTTGCCGGCGCCGGCATAGGTTTCATAAAGCTCGCGCGCGCGCGCGCCCATCGGCACTTCGGCGCCGACGCTTTCCGCCGCTTCCATCGCCAGCCGCAGATCCTTGAGCATCAGCGCGGTGGCGAAACCGCCCTGATAATCGTGATCCGCCGGCGTTTCCGGGCCGACGCCAGGAACCGGGCAATAGCTCGTCATCGACCAGCTCTGCCCGGAGGAAACGCTGGCGATATCGTAAAACGCATTCGCGTCGAGCCCGAGCTTTTGCGCGAGCACGAACGCCTCGCACGTCGCGATCATCTCCGCGCCGAGCAGCATGTTGTTGCAGATCTTCGCGGCCTGCCCGGCGCCGCTGACGCCGGCGTGGATCACCGCCTTGCCCATATCGGCGAGGAAGCCCTGCGCGCGCGCGAACGCCTCGTTCGAGCCGCCGACCATGAAGGTCAGCGTGCCGCCATTGGCCGCCGCGATCCCGCCCGAGACGGGGGCATCGACGGCGACCAGGCCCTTGGCCGCCGCCTGCTCGGCGACGCGCTTGGCGGTCATCACGTCGATCGTCGAGCAATCGATCAGGATCGCGGACGGCAGCGCCGCATCGAGCACGCTTTCGCCATAGACCTGTTCGACATGCGTGCCCGCCGGAAGCATGGTGATCACCGCCTCCGCGCCGTCCGCCGCCTCGCGCGCCGATGCGACGGGCAGGCAGCCGGCGGCCTTCGCCTTGTCCAGCGCGTCGGCCGACAGATCGAAGGCGCGGACGTCATGGCCCTTCTTCGCGAGATTGGCGGCCATGCCGCCGCCCATGTTGCCCAGCCCGATGAAACCGACGCGCGCCATCTTATTTCCTCTCCAGATTATAACGTCCGAACCCCGGTTGGGGTTACCGGCCCTTCCAC
Protein-coding sequences here:
- a CDS encoding GreA/GreB family elongation factor, translating into MSVAFRRESDEEHKEPRFELPLPSGPNLVTPRGHALIGERIAALEAAQDGADEPRREEIARELRYWQTRRITAILAPQPPEDEIAFGSRVRFTLNGAARMIEIVGDDEADPAAGKLAFSAPLARALIGGGEGDVLPFGGREEAIIVLGVEPALSA
- the mmsB gene encoding 3-hydroxyisobutyrate dehydrogenase — protein: MARVGFIGLGNMGGGMAANLAKKGHDVRAFDLSADALDKAKAAGCLPVASAREAADGAEAVITMLPAGTHVEQVYGESVLDAALPSAILIDCSTIDVMTAKRVAEQAAAKGLVAVDAPVSGGIAAANGGTLTFMVGGSNEAFARAQGFLADMGKAVIHAGVSGAGQAAKICNNMLLGAEMIATCEAFVLAQKLGLDANAFYDIASVSSGQSWSMTSYCPVPGVGPETPADHDYQGGFATALMLKDLRLAMEAAESVGAEVPMGARARELYETYAGAGNGGRDFSGIINMLAGKP